A single genomic interval of Eptesicus fuscus isolate TK198812 chromosome 10, DD_ASM_mEF_20220401, whole genome shotgun sequence harbors:
- the ZNF451 gene encoding E3 SUMO-protein ligase ZNF451 isoform X3: MGDPGPEIIESVPPAGPGASESTTDENEDDIQFVSEGPLRPVLEYIDLVSSDDEEPGTSHSDRMPESKVPSSENHRPEMCSSCNVPLPIGDNSSSGSCTSSPQRIVSQPSSVENPLENQKNDQNNSDFKISETDTLKPSQNYQNLPSSPLLVPQESLASSQVKEDLPPESSASQHGQDAILYLQTQVAEMSRVIRDLQSRSCFRFHHSRPSENSSVPWDITSKEENLSPVEEEVDCKSPSADDKGQPADPSQTSFTGLLKRMEQRGVIKRVTLQSEAESCDGKPDYVTSKKRLVPPLHPLLRIATTEVFKDPADCHPSSFMGHRVYPVAKDTSPFQPNPPAEGPIVEALEHSKRGSTTSLLDSTSKEMEVMGCRFYHAASIAARAASYMAYMTQYQRKLWEDMEDLVHDPEFDRGKARCIISDGMDAGLWQLCTTRDIMDSVVRVMAMAVDYRRQAWLRLTSLTKKTQEKISHLPFDGTSLFGQDVNAVVAEENSIKENDYKDHNKYYNQHRYFYSHDQKAHYHNRGYSKGDWYKPRNHPYRYRKKGESPERHGYKN, translated from the exons ATGGGAGACCCCGGGCCGGAG ATAATAGAATCTGTCcctccagctgggcctggggcatCCGAGTCCACAACGGATGAAAATGAAGATGACATTCAGTTTGTGAGT GAAGGACCATTAAGACCTGTTCTTGAATATATTGATCTGGTCAGCAGTGATGATGAAGAGCCTGGCACCTCTCATAGTGAT AGAATGCCTGAGTCTAAGGTGCCATCCTCTGAGAATCATCGCCCAGAAATGTGCTCTAGCTGCAATGTTCCTCTTCCCATTGGAGACAACAGCTCCTCTGGGAGTTGTACCAGCAGTCCACAGAGGATAGTTTCTCAACCTTCTTCTGTTGAGAACCCATTGGAGAACcaaaaaaatgatcaaaataattCAGATTTTAAGATCTCTGAGACAGATACACTTAAACCATCACAAAATTATCAGAATCTGCCTTCATCTCCACTTCTGGTCCCCCAAGAGTCTTTGGCCTCTTCACAGGTCAAGGAGGATTTACCTCCAGAGTCTTCAGCTTCACAGCATGGACAGGATGCCATCCTCTATCTCCAGACACAAGTGGCTGAGATGTCCCGAGTGATACGTGATCTGCAGTCCAGGAGTTGTTTCAGATTTCATCATTCTAGGCCAAGTGAGAACTCCTCAGTTCCTTGGGACATCACCTCCAAGGAAGAGAATTTATCCCCAGTTGAAGAAGAAGTAGACTGCAAATCCCCCTCAGCTGATGACAAAGGACAGCCAGCTGATCCCAGTCAGACCAGTTTCACAGGTCTTTTGAAGAGAATGGAACAGAGAGGTGTTATAAAGAGAGTAACATTACAATCTGAAGCAGAGTCATGTGACGGGAAACCTGATTATGTGACTTCTAAAAAACGTCTGGTTCCTCCGCTGCATCCTCTTCTGAGAATTGCCACCACTGAGGTTTTTAAAGACCCTGCTGATTGCCATCCTTCTTCTTTCATGGGACACAGGGTATATCCTGTGGCCAAGGATACCTCTCCTTTTCAACCAAATCCTCCAGCTGAGGGTCCCATTGTAGAAGCATTAGAGCATAGCAAAAGAGGAAGCACAACATCTCTTCTAGACTCTACCTCAAAGGAAATGGAGGTCATGGGTTGTAGATTTTACCATGCTGCTTCCATTGCAGCCCGAGCTGCTAGCTACATGGCCTATATGACTCAATATCAGCGTAAACTCTGGGAAGACATGGAGGATCTGGTCCATGACCCAGAGTTTGATCGTGGAAAAGCAAGATGTATAATATCTGATGGTATGGATGCAGGCCTTTGGCAGCTTTGTACTACTAGGGACATAATGGACTCTGTAGTCAGAGTTATGGCAATGGCAGTAGACTACAGAAGGCAAGCCTGGCTCCGACTTACATCTCTCACTAAGAAAACCCAGGAGAAGATCTCACACTTGCCCTTTGATGGCACTTCCCTCTTTGGACAAGATGTGAATGCTGTTGTTGCAGAAGAAAACAGTATAAAAGAAAATGACTATAAAGACCACAACAAATATTATAACCAACATCGATACTTTTATAGTCATGATCAGAAAGCACATTATCACAATAGAGGGTACTCCAAAGGGGATTGGTACAAACCCCGAAACCACCcctatagatacagaaaaaaggGAGAATCTCCAGAACGCCATGGGTACAAGAATTAA